One Aegilops tauschii subsp. strangulata cultivar AL8/78 chromosome 7, Aet v6.0, whole genome shotgun sequence genomic window carries:
- the LOC109758591 gene encoding amino acid transporter AVT6A, which translates to MTTGAVTESFPESSEPLLPTKRRWEGEDGGGDEAAFHEFNGASFAGAVFNLSTTIVGAGIMALPATMKVLGLVPGLVMIVLAAFLTDASVELLMRFSRVVGAPSYGAVMGDAFGWWGRRLLQVCVVVNNVGVMIVYMIIIGDVLSGTSSGGEHHYGVLEGWFGTHWWNGRFFVLLVTTLGVFTPLACFKRVDSLSYTSAISVALAVVFVVITAGIAIVKLIRGQIPMPKLFPAVPDLASVWELFTAVPVLVTAYVCHYNVHPIHNELKESSQIKPIVHTSLALCSTVYITTSFFGYLLFGESTLADVLANFDSNLGIPYSSVLSDAVRVSYAIHLMLVFPMIFHALRLNLDGLLFSSARPLSSDNRRFGVMTAVLLLVIFISANFIPSIWDAFQFTGATAAVCIAFIFPAAITLRDPHSIVKKWDKILAIFMIVLAVTSNVVAVYSDAYSIFHKKSASSNA; encoded by the exons ATGACGACCGGGGCCGTCACGGAGAGCTTCCCGGAGAGCAGCGAGCCGCTGCTCCCGACGAAGCGGCGATGGGAgggggaggacggcggcggcgacgaggccGCCTTCCACGAGTTCAACGGCGCCTCCTTCGCCGGCGCGGTGTTCAACCTGTCCACCACCATCGTCGGCGCCGGCATCATGGCGCTGCCGGCGACCATGAAGGTGCTCGGCCTCGTCCCCGGGCTGGTCATGATCGTGCTCGCCGCCTTCCTCACCGACGCCTCCGTCGAGCTGCTCATGCGGTTCAGCCGCGTCGTCGGCGCGCCGTCCTACGGCGCCGTCATGGGGGACGCCTTCGGGTGGTGGGGAAGGAGGCTGCTCCAGGTCTGCGTCGTGGTCAACAACGTCGGGGTCATGATCGTGTACATGATTATTATAG GTGATGTGCTTTCTGGAACGTCCTCTGGTGGTGAGCACCACTATGGTGTATTAGAAGGATGGTTTGGTACACACTGGTGGAATGGGCGTTTCTTTGTTCTCCTGGTTACTACTCTCGGTGTATTTACTCCACTAGCGTGTTTCAAGCGTGTTG ATTCACTGAGCTATACATCCGCCATATCTGTTGCTTTGGCAGTTGTATTCGTTGTTATTACAGCAGGAATTGCTATTGTGAAACTGATACGCGGACAAATTCCAATGCCTAAATTGTTCCCTGCAGTTCCTGATTTGGCATCTGTATGGGAACTTTTCACAGCAGTACCAGTTCTTGTCACTGCTTATGTTTGCCATTATAATG TTCACCCAATTCATAATGAGCTCAAGGAGTCCTCCCAGATCAAGCCAATAGTGCACACATCACTGGCTCTATGCTCAACTGTCTATATCACAACAAGTTTCTTTGGATACCTTCTGTTTGGTGAATCTACACTCGCTGATGTGCTCGCTAATTTTGATTCAAATCTCGGCATTCCATATAGTTCAGTTCTTAGTGATGCTGTCAGAGTCAGCTATGCTATCCACCTTATGCTCGTGTTCCCCATGATATTCCATGCACTGCGGCTTAATTTGGATGGACTTCTCTTTTCCTCTGCAAGGCCCTTATCTTCTGATAACAGAAGGTTTGGTGTAATGACAGCAGTGCTCCTCCTTGTGATTTTCATATCCGCAAACTTCATTCCTAGCATCTGGGATGCCTTCCAGTTTACCGGGGCTACTGCTGCTGTTTGTATAGCCTTCATTTTCCCAGCTGCAATCACTTTAAG GGATCCGCACAGCATAGTGAAAAAGTGGGACAAGATTCTGGCCATCTTCATGATTGTTCTTGCAGTCACTTCGAACGTAGTAGCAGTGTACAGTGATGCATATTCGATATTCCATAAGAAAAGTGCCTCCTCCAATGCCTGA